One Actinospica robiniae DSM 44927 genomic region harbors:
- a CDS encoding STAS domain-containing protein, translating to MRWSSPGSALRSAVTVSERTVLLHVAGELDYGSVSAFEALLERVRFRAANRLTLDLSRLTFCDVPGARAIYRQYLRLAELGIRLDIANPHSSVRYVMQATGLPYPWDFGLAVAAEDAAQAHVETLSDALAQAMRATGARMGSAQYFHQATGTLRLVATPGFGQRFSSFFETVRGYGTSCGAAATDQRPVYVRNVSNSPIFAGSPELEVLIRSGVGSCVSIPVVTADGLLGVVSTHQPVSEEWRGDPEELTAESLADLAL from the coding sequence GTGAGGTGGTCGTCCCCGGGCTCGGCCTTGCGCTCCGCGGTCACCGTGAGCGAGCGCACGGTGCTGCTGCATGTGGCGGGTGAGCTGGACTACGGCTCGGTCTCGGCGTTCGAGGCGCTCCTCGAGCGGGTCCGGTTCCGGGCCGCGAACCGGCTGACCCTGGACCTGAGCCGGCTGACGTTCTGCGACGTCCCGGGTGCGCGGGCGATCTACCGGCAGTATCTGCGGCTGGCGGAGCTCGGCATCCGTCTCGACATCGCCAACCCGCACAGCTCGGTGCGCTATGTGATGCAGGCCACCGGTCTGCCCTACCCCTGGGACTTCGGGCTCGCGGTCGCGGCCGAGGACGCGGCGCAGGCGCACGTCGAGACGCTGTCCGACGCGCTGGCCCAGGCGATGAGGGCGACCGGTGCGCGGATGGGCAGCGCGCAGTACTTCCACCAGGCCACCGGGACGCTGCGGCTGGTCGCGACTCCCGGCTTCGGCCAGCGGTTCTCCTCGTTCTTCGAGACGGTGCGGGGCTACGGCACCAGCTGCGGCGCCGCCGCCACCGATCAGCGCCCGGTCTACGTGCGCAACGTGTCCAACTCGCCCATCTTCGCCGGCAGCCCCGAACTCGAGGTGCTGATCCGCTCCGGGGTCGGCTCCTGCGTCTCGATCCCGGTCGTCACCGCGGACGGGCTGCTAGGCGTCGTCTCGACGCATCAGCCGGTCTCCGAGGAGTGGCGCGGCGATCCGGAGGAGCTGACCGCCGAAAGTCTCGCCGACCTCGCGCTGTGA
- a CDS encoding ricin-type beta-trefoil lectin domain protein produces the protein MRLTKRHLTMLVTALLTAAMAALGIVAATGTAQASTTRNFLVTLYGWPDNSPPGNDIAYPASDGNPTLHNAAGGTGTYANPITYATDESELAVGTIVYYSYLHRYFIMEDDCVECDQDWSGSGSYHIDLWIGGQGGNSNDVINCEDDLTQDSAPVIVDPPSNEPVDTTPLFNSSTNACYNPAGFTGGGGGGGTTPPPGGSTGPVTGYQGLCLDDRSASTANYNPIQVYTCNGTTAQSWTAESNGSLEVLGKCLDVDAAGTANGTKVDLYSCNGTGAQVWQHQSNGELLNPASGKCLDDTGYGAAGTQVQIWSCTGTSNQDWTVP, from the coding sequence ATGCGCTTGACCAAGCGCCACCTGACCATGCTGGTCACGGCGCTGCTGACGGCGGCCATGGCCGCCCTCGGCATCGTCGCCGCGACCGGCACGGCCCAGGCCAGCACGACGCGCAACTTCCTGGTCACCCTCTACGGCTGGCCGGACAACTCCCCGCCCGGGAACGACATCGCCTACCCGGCGAGCGACGGCAACCCCACCCTCCACAACGCGGCCGGCGGCACCGGCACCTACGCCAACCCGATCACCTACGCCACCGACGAGTCCGAGCTGGCCGTCGGCACCATCGTCTACTACTCCTATCTGCACCGGTACTTCATCATGGAAGACGACTGCGTCGAGTGCGACCAGGACTGGAGCGGATCAGGGTCCTACCACATCGACCTGTGGATCGGCGGCCAGGGCGGCAACTCCAACGACGTGATCAACTGCGAGGACGACCTGACCCAGGACTCCGCCCCGGTGATCGTCGATCCGCCGAGCAACGAGCCGGTGGACACCACGCCGCTGTTCAACTCCTCCACCAACGCCTGCTACAACCCGGCCGGCTTCACCGGGGGCGGAGGCGGCGGCGGGACGACACCTCCGCCGGGCGGCTCCACCGGCCCGGTCACCGGATATCAGGGGCTTTGCCTGGACGACCGCAGCGCGAGCACCGCGAACTACAACCCGATCCAGGTCTACACCTGCAACGGCACGACCGCGCAGTCGTGGACGGCCGAGTCCAACGGCAGCCTCGAAGTGCTCGGCAAGTGCCTCGACGTGGACGCGGCCGGCACCGCCAACGGCACCAAGGTGGATCTCTACTCCTGCAACGGCACCGGTGCCCAGGTCTGGCAACACCAGTCCAACGGCGAGCTGCTCAATCCCGCCTCCGGCAAGTGCCTCGACGACACCGGCTACGGCGCCGCCGGCACGCAGGTGCAGATCTGGTCCTGCACCGGCACGTCCAACCAGGACTGGACCGTGCCTTAA
- a CDS encoding STAS domain-containing protein, protein MSERLPILRIGSTLLVSIQVDLDDQTVLNLQEDLADEVVKHSARGVIIDITAAEIVDSFVGRMLATIAAISRLLDAETVVVGMRPAVAITLVELGLSLGGVRTALNLEQGLAILAERSAATTAGP, encoded by the coding sequence GTGAGCGAAAGACTGCCCATTTTGCGGATCGGTTCTACCCTCCTGGTCTCCATCCAGGTCGACCTGGACGATCAGACGGTGCTCAACCTGCAAGAAGACCTGGCCGACGAGGTAGTCAAACACAGTGCCCGCGGCGTGATCATCGACATCACCGCGGCCGAGATCGTCGACTCCTTCGTCGGCCGGATGCTGGCCACGATCGCGGCGATCAGCCGGCTGCTGGACGCCGAGACGGTCGTGGTCGGGATGCGTCCGGCGGTGGCGATCACCCTCGTCGAGCTCGGACTCTCCCTCGGCGGCGTGCGCACCGCGCTGAATCTGGAGCAGGGGCTGGCGATCCTGGCCGAGCGCTCCGCCGCGACCACGGCGGGTCCGTGA
- the gvpJ gene encoding gas vesicle protein GvpJ, with protein MTVLTNDVIYARRSGTLYDVLELILDRGMVIDAFIRISLVGIEIIKIDARIVVASVDTYLRFADVCNRLDLEHDRTTRTVPELFGGMSGSAAKGAAKKGGKKAISSAGEKAKGLKDSLIGGDEDEHGSRRHKGKQKQEA; from the coding sequence GTGACTGTCCTGACCAACGACGTCATCTACGCCCGCCGGAGCGGCACGTTGTACGACGTGCTGGAGCTGATCCTGGACCGCGGCATGGTCATCGACGCCTTCATCCGAATATCGCTGGTGGGCATCGAGATCATCAAGATCGACGCCCGGATCGTGGTCGCCAGCGTCGACACCTACCTGCGCTTCGCCGACGTCTGCAACCGGCTTGATCTGGAGCACGACCGCACCACCCGCACCGTGCCCGAGCTGTTCGGCGGCATGTCGGGCAGCGCCGCCAAGGGCGCGGCGAAGAAGGGCGGCAAGAAGGCGATCAGCTCGGCCGGCGAGAAGGCCAAGGGCCTGAAGGACTCGCTGATCGGCGGCGACGAGGACGAGCACGGCTCGCGACGCCACAAGGGCAAGCAGAAGCAGGAGGCCTGA
- a CDS encoding GvpL/GvpF family gas vesicle protein — MRLYVYGVTTAAEGAVPAGLSGVGGASAPVRLLPAGPIAAVVSPAPALVRARRRDVMAHQEVLTRLSRTAPLLPATFGLIAEDEPSLRASLERDAEAKLAALERVRGRAEMNLKVAAVERGLAELVRGSEKLRRLRAEVERNPDYTARIRLGEAVADGLRQRAELVAEEARRLLFDLVEDAVPGPEADGYVANISFLVDLGQLDAVSEAVERLAAEAASHAELRLTGPLPCYSFCAQPTPQPVGV; from the coding sequence GTGCGCCTGTATGTGTACGGCGTGACCACCGCGGCCGAGGGCGCCGTGCCCGCCGGGCTCAGCGGCGTGGGAGGAGCGTCCGCGCCGGTGCGGCTGCTGCCGGCCGGGCCGATCGCGGCCGTGGTCAGCCCGGCGCCGGCGCTGGTGCGCGCCCGGCGCCGCGACGTGATGGCGCATCAGGAGGTGCTCACCCGCCTCTCCCGCACGGCACCGCTGCTACCGGCCACCTTCGGCCTGATCGCCGAGGACGAGCCGTCGCTGCGCGCGTCGCTCGAGCGGGACGCCGAGGCGAAGCTCGCCGCGCTCGAGCGGGTGCGCGGCCGGGCCGAGATGAACTTGAAGGTCGCGGCGGTCGAGCGCGGGCTGGCCGAGCTGGTCCGGGGGAGCGAGAAGCTCCGCAGGCTGCGTGCCGAGGTCGAGCGCAACCCCGACTACACCGCGCGGATCCGGCTGGGAGAGGCCGTGGCCGACGGTCTGCGGCAGCGGGCCGAACTCGTGGCCGAGGAGGCACGGCGTCTTCTCTTCGACCTGGTCGAGGACGCGGTGCCGGGTCCCGAGGCCGACGGGTACGTCGCCAACATCAGCTTCCTGGTGGACCTCGGGCAGCTCGACGCGGTCTCCGAGGCGGTCGAACGCCTCGCCGCGGAAGCCGCCTCGCACGCGGAGCTGCGCCTGACCGGCCCGCTGCCCTGCTACAGCTTCTGCGCGCAGCCGACGCCGCAGCCGGTCGGGGTGTGA
- a CDS encoding gas vesicle protein GvpG: MGLISGLLLLPLAPVRGTAWVADLLLDTAERELYSADALRAQLAALNHAYEDGDLGEEEFEAEEDRLLDLLEQAQEKAKAGHGARRDT, from the coding sequence ATGGGACTGATCTCGGGACTGCTGCTCCTGCCGCTGGCGCCGGTGCGGGGGACGGCGTGGGTGGCGGATCTGCTGCTGGACACGGCGGAACGGGAGCTCTACAGCGCCGACGCGCTCCGGGCCCAGCTGGCCGCGCTCAACCACGCCTACGAGGACGGAGACCTCGGCGAGGAGGAGTTCGAGGCGGAGGAGGACCGCCTGCTCGACCTGCTCGAGCAGGCCCAGGAAAAAGCCAAGGCAGGCCACGGAGCGAGAAGAGACACGTGA
- a CDS encoding ATP-binding protein: MGPLNALDLPPDPHEGVWLRQQVALPGQARRAAAQFARRAALGADRISEIELAVTEVAVNLNRHAEDGSLLLRLLRTAAGPTVELLAIDHGPGIADLATARRDGYSSAGTLGVGLGVVQRMADTFDVQSLMGRGTVLLARFQDRADAPYPEPAVVGLTRPLSGETVCGDAWAVRTVGEPAEAEPAGEESDPGAEQLLVVLCDGLGHGPLAARASAHAVTAFRRAAATEPTEIVRALHSAMAGTRGGALGVARIDLRTRRVSYCGVGNISAFIVTDLGRSSLLSAPGIVGHHLPRLRGFEADLPAGASLVLHSDGLTERWDPSSMAGLLRHPGTVIAAQLLREAGVRRDDAGVVVVKTAEAAPGGRP, from the coding sequence GTGGGCCCACTGAACGCGCTTGATCTGCCGCCCGACCCGCACGAGGGCGTCTGGCTGCGCCAGCAGGTCGCGCTGCCGGGCCAGGCCCGCCGGGCCGCCGCGCAGTTCGCGCGCCGGGCCGCCCTGGGCGCGGACCGCATCTCAGAGATCGAACTCGCCGTGACCGAGGTCGCGGTGAACCTCAACCGGCACGCGGAGGACGGCTCCCTGCTGCTGCGGCTGCTGCGCACAGCCGCCGGCCCGACGGTGGAACTGCTCGCCATCGACCACGGGCCGGGCATCGCGGACCTGGCCACGGCGCGGCGGGACGGCTACTCCTCGGCCGGCACCCTGGGCGTGGGCCTCGGCGTGGTGCAGCGGATGGCCGACACCTTCGACGTCCAGTCGCTGATGGGCCGGGGCACCGTGCTGCTGGCGAGGTTCCAGGACCGCGCGGACGCGCCGTACCCGGAGCCGGCGGTGGTCGGGCTGACCCGGCCGCTCAGCGGCGAGACCGTGTGCGGCGACGCTTGGGCGGTGCGCACGGTCGGGGAGCCGGCCGAAGCGGAGCCGGCCGGCGAGGAGTCCGATCCGGGCGCCGAGCAGCTGCTGGTCGTGCTCTGCGACGGCCTCGGCCACGGGCCGCTGGCGGCCCGCGCCAGCGCGCACGCGGTGACGGCCTTCCGCCGGGCGGCCGCGACCGAGCCGACCGAGATCGTCAGGGCTCTGCACTCGGCGATGGCCGGCACTCGCGGCGGCGCCCTCGGCGTGGCCCGGATCGACCTGCGCACGCGACGGGTGTCCTACTGCGGCGTGGGCAATATCAGTGCCTTCATCGTCACCGATCTCGGTCGCTCCAGCCTGCTCTCCGCGCCCGGGATCGTGGGCCACCACCTGCCCCGGCTGCGCGGCTTCGAGGCCGATCTGCCGGCCGGCGCGAGCCTCGTACTGCACTCCGACGGGCTGACCGAGCGCTGGGATCCGTCCTCGATGGCCGGCCTGTTGCGCCATCCCGGCACGGTGATCGCGGCGCAGCTGCTGCGCGAGGCCGGGGTGCGCCGCGACGACGCCGGCGTCGTGGTGGTCAAGACGGCCGAGGCGGCGCCGGGAGGCCGGCCGTGA
- a CDS encoding STAS domain-containing protein → MTTRREELAANWIEVVSATLAGRISQAEIDRELHELYAAIVQAVHTGGLEAGGEHYTEVRALLAELSRNRARQGFTPAETAVSVFALKQSLQQLLDEGSSADIGAYLALSRLTDELGMFTVDSYAATREEIISAQAEELLELSTPVVKLWDGVIGVPLVGTLDSARTQVVMQKLLEALVDTGSEHAIIDITGVPAVDTEVAQHLLKTVVAARLMGAECVVSGIRPQIAQTIVALGIEFGDIVTKATLADALRHTLRRSAETNARRTEASA, encoded by the coding sequence ATGACGACGCGGCGGGAGGAGCTCGCCGCCAACTGGATCGAGGTGGTCTCCGCCACCCTGGCCGGCCGGATCAGCCAGGCCGAGATCGACCGGGAACTGCACGAGCTCTACGCGGCCATCGTCCAGGCCGTGCACACCGGCGGCCTGGAGGCGGGCGGCGAGCACTACACCGAGGTGCGGGCGCTGCTGGCCGAACTCTCGCGCAACCGCGCGCGGCAGGGCTTCACCCCGGCCGAGACCGCGGTCAGCGTCTTCGCCCTCAAGCAGAGCCTGCAGCAGCTGCTCGACGAGGGCTCGTCCGCCGACATCGGCGCGTACCTGGCGCTGAGCCGGTTGACCGACGAGCTCGGCATGTTCACCGTGGACAGCTACGCCGCCACCCGCGAGGAGATCATCAGCGCGCAGGCGGAGGAGCTGCTCGAGCTCTCCACGCCGGTGGTCAAGCTGTGGGACGGGGTCATCGGCGTGCCGCTGGTCGGCACCCTCGACTCCGCGCGCACCCAGGTGGTGATGCAGAAGCTGCTCGAAGCCCTGGTGGACACCGGCTCCGAGCACGCGATCATCGACATCACCGGCGTGCCGGCGGTGGACACCGAAGTCGCCCAGCACCTGCTCAAGACCGTCGTCGCGGCCCGGTTGATGGGCGCCGAGTGCGTCGTGTCCGGTATCCGGCCGCAGATCGCCCAGACGATCGTGGCGCTGGGCATCGAGTTCGGCGACATCGTGACCAAGGCCACCCTCGCCGACGCGCTGCGTCACACGCTCCGCCGCTCCGCCGAGACCAATGCCCGGCGCACGGAGGCGAGCGCATGA
- a CDS encoding ATP-binding protein, with translation MTTPTNAAAGRTQPITTSDDVVRARQLARTLAVECRLSLVDQTKLVTAASELARNTLVYGGGGLMSGGVLERTGRRGVRLSFADDGPGIADVDLALSDGWSSGSGMGLGLSGARRLVDEFDLRTGPGEGTTVTVTKWAH, from the coding sequence GTGACCACGCCCACGAACGCGGCGGCCGGCCGAACCCAACCCATCACCACCTCCGACGACGTGGTGCGTGCGCGGCAGCTGGCGCGCACGCTCGCGGTGGAGTGCCGGTTGTCGTTGGTGGACCAGACGAAGCTGGTCACCGCCGCGAGCGAGCTCGCTCGCAACACCCTGGTCTACGGCGGCGGCGGCCTGATGTCCGGCGGGGTGCTCGAACGCACCGGCCGGCGCGGGGTGCGCCTGAGCTTCGCCGACGACGGGCCCGGGATCGCGGACGTGGACCTGGCGCTGAGCGACGGCTGGTCCTCGGGCAGCGGCATGGGCCTGGGCCTGAGCGGCGCCCGGCGGCTGGTCGACGAGTTCGACCTGCGCACCGGGCCGGGCGAGGGCACGACGGTGACGGTGACCAAGTGGGCCCACTGA
- a CDS encoding putative Ig domain-containing protein, producing MNDVNAIVAVFNADFAKTSITPGDGDDLVWSPTDSQTHIVALLNGAQHTLDIEQEEFSDSAELSAIVAAENRGVTVRLVLENESNEWASGISQVEAAGAKVTTYTSSTGFYVHAKTVVADYGTSSAKVFLGSENMTANSLNSNRELGLIVSDAGVLSGVENTFDTDFGSSTSSGSVTVTNPGSQTGTVGTAASLQISASDAAGGTLAYTATGLPAGLSINSSTGAISGKPTTAGTYSTTVVATDSTGPSGSASFTWTISASGGGSGCTAAQLLGNPGFETGTAAPWTASSGVIADNSKEPPHSGTWDAWLDGYGKTTTDTLSQSVAVPSGCSTYKFTFYMHIDTAETSTTTAYDTLKLQVLNSSGTVLTTLYTYSNLNANTGYTQHTFTTLGSYAGQTVTLKFTGAEDSVDQTSFVIDDTAFNVS from the coding sequence TTGAACGACGTCAACGCGATCGTCGCGGTCTTCAACGCCGACTTCGCCAAGACCTCGATCACCCCGGGCGACGGCGACGACCTGGTCTGGTCCCCGACCGACTCGCAGACCCACATCGTCGCGCTGCTCAACGGCGCCCAGCACACCCTCGACATCGAGCAGGAGGAGTTCTCCGACTCCGCCGAGCTCAGTGCGATCGTGGCCGCCGAGAACCGCGGCGTGACGGTGCGCCTGGTGCTCGAGAACGAGAGCAACGAGTGGGCCTCCGGCATCAGCCAGGTCGAGGCCGCGGGCGCCAAGGTCACCACCTACACGTCCTCGACCGGCTTCTACGTGCACGCCAAGACGGTCGTGGCCGACTACGGCACCTCGAGCGCGAAGGTGTTCCTCGGCTCCGAGAACATGACCGCCAACTCGCTGAACAGCAACCGGGAGCTCGGCCTGATCGTGTCCGACGCCGGCGTGCTGAGCGGGGTGGAGAACACCTTCGACACCGACTTCGGATCGAGCACGAGCAGCGGCTCGGTGACGGTGACCAACCCCGGCAGCCAGACCGGCACCGTCGGCACCGCCGCGAGCCTGCAGATCTCCGCCTCCGACGCGGCCGGCGGCACCCTGGCCTACACCGCCACCGGCCTGCCCGCCGGCCTGTCGATCAACTCCAGCACCGGCGCGATCTCCGGCAAGCCGACCACCGCCGGCACCTACTCGACGACGGTCGTGGCGACCGACTCGACCGGCCCGTCCGGCTCCGCGTCCTTCACCTGGACCATCAGCGCGTCCGGCGGCGGCAGCGGCTGCACCGCCGCACAGCTGCTCGGCAACCCGGGCTTCGAGACCGGCACCGCCGCCCCGTGGACGGCGTCCTCCGGCGTCATCGCCGACAACAGCAAGGAGCCGCCGCACAGCGGAACCTGGGACGCGTGGCTGGACGGCTACGGCAAGACGACGACCGACACGCTCTCCCAGTCCGTCGCCGTGCCCAGCGGCTGCTCGACGTACAAGTTCACCTTCTACATGCACATCGACACGGCAGAGACCAGCACCACCACGGCCTACGACACGCTGAAGCTGCAGGTGCTCAACAGCTCCGGCACCGTGCTCACGACGCTCTACACCTACTCCAACCTCAACGCGAACACCGGCTACACCCAGCACACGTTCACGACGCTGGGCAGCTACGCCGGACAGACCGTCACGTTGAAGTTCACCGGCGCCGAGGACTCCGTGGACCAGACCTCGTTCGTCATCGACGACACGGCGTTCAACGTCAGCTGA
- a CDS encoding gas vesicle protein, with product MESEAATAERRSARSSRPRAGKRAPQRESGRASGRESKRASRIANAEDAARRAAASLSGLIDHPAEGSSEVSRGEEGNWRVCVDVVELRRIPDTMSLMATYEVDLGQDGDLLGYRRLRRYHRGTADA from the coding sequence ATGGAATCCGAGGCCGCCACCGCCGAGCGCCGCTCCGCGCGCTCCAGCCGCCCGCGCGCCGGGAAGCGCGCACCCCAGCGCGAGTCCGGCCGTGCGTCCGGCCGTGAGTCCAAGCGCGCGTCCCGGATCGCCAACGCCGAGGACGCCGCCCGCCGCGCGGCGGCGAGCCTGAGCGGGCTCATCGACCACCCGGCCGAGGGCAGCTCGGAGGTCAGCCGCGGCGAGGAGGGGAACTGGCGGGTCTGCGTGGACGTCGTGGAGCTGCGCCGGATCCCGGACACGATGAGCCTGATGGCCACCTACGAGGTCGACCTGGGGCAGGACGGCGACCTGCTCGGCTATCGCAGGCTTCGACGTTACCACCGGGGCACCGCCGACGCGTGA
- a CDS encoding STAS domain-containing protein, giving the protein MSDVENFDTPTMARIERGIRVIADGPRLALHGDLDIDTAPVLLDVVFARLADCGRHGMARLEIDCARLDFCDSSGLAALLLARQRSEEAGVGLSLRRQPEHLRHLLELTGIRALFPPEHPPDSP; this is encoded by the coding sequence GTGAGTGACGTGGAGAACTTCGACACCCCGACCATGGCGCGGATCGAGCGGGGCATACGCGTGATCGCCGACGGCCCGCGACTCGCCTTGCACGGCGACCTCGACATCGACACCGCGCCGGTGCTGCTCGACGTCGTCTTCGCGCGGCTCGCCGACTGCGGCCGGCACGGCATGGCGCGGCTGGAGATCGACTGCGCCCGGCTCGACTTCTGCGACTCCAGCGGACTGGCCGCGCTGCTGCTGGCGCGGCAGCGATCCGAGGAGGCCGGGGTGGGCCTGAGCCTGCGCCGGCAGCCCGAACATCTGCGCCATCTGCTGGAGCTCACCGGGATTCGCGCGCTCTTCCCGCCCGAGCACCCGCCGGATTCTCCATGA
- a CDS encoding SRPBCC family protein produces the protein MAKEDEDSKKGGGLEELGKELVNYLSHVAQGLVDKSEGKIGDVVGRLTDSAISSEDASPAMKAGARALKGENPASSFFKERAKGFGGKVKNAIPGMGGGDGDGGGGGGGGGGNIKVINIIESIDVPVPLRKVYDQWTQLEEFGSMVKGVQSVDAKDEVTTSWKAKIAFSNRSWTATVQEQVPDERIHWTSEGAKGSTEGVVTFHELGPNLTRIVVVVEYTPAGFFEKTANIWRAQGRRLRLDLKHFARHVSLHLDEDVEGWRGEIQDGEVVSSGEEEEPEEGEEEYEGEDGEGEGEEEGYDEDEDEDEDYDDEDYDEDEDEEEDDRR, from the coding sequence ATGGCGAAGGAGGATGAGGACTCGAAGAAGGGCGGCGGGCTCGAGGAACTGGGCAAGGAGCTCGTCAACTACCTCAGCCATGTGGCCCAGGGCCTCGTCGACAAGTCCGAGGGCAAGATCGGCGACGTCGTCGGGCGGCTGACCGACTCGGCGATCTCGTCGGAGGACGCCTCGCCCGCGATGAAGGCGGGCGCGCGGGCGCTGAAGGGTGAGAACCCGGCGAGCTCGTTCTTCAAGGAGCGGGCCAAGGGCTTCGGCGGCAAGGTCAAGAACGCCATCCCGGGGATGGGCGGGGGCGACGGCGACGGCGGCGGAGGCGGTGGCGGAGGCGGTGGCAACATCAAGGTCATCAACATCATCGAGTCCATCGACGTGCCCGTGCCCCTCCGCAAGGTCTACGACCAGTGGACGCAGCTCGAAGAGTTCGGCTCGATGGTCAAGGGCGTGCAGAGCGTCGACGCGAAGGACGAGGTCACCACCAGCTGGAAGGCCAAGATCGCGTTCTCGAACCGGAGCTGGACCGCGACGGTGCAGGAGCAGGTCCCGGACGAGCGGATCCACTGGACCTCCGAGGGCGCCAAGGGCAGCACGGAGGGCGTGGTCACCTTCCACGAGCTGGGCCCGAACCTCACCCGGATCGTCGTCGTGGTCGAGTACACGCCGGCCGGATTCTTCGAGAAGACCGCGAACATCTGGCGGGCCCAGGGCCGGCGGCTGCGGCTCGACCTCAAGCACTTCGCCCGGCACGTGTCGCTGCACCTGGACGAGGACGTCGAGGGCTGGCGCGGCGAGATCCAGGACGGCGAGGTCGTCAGCTCCGGCGAGGAAGAGGAGCCGGAGGAGGGCGAGGAGGAGTACGAGGGCGAGGACGGCGAGGGCGAGGGCGAGGAAGAGGGCTACGACGAGGACGAAGACGAAGACGAGGACTACGACGACGAGGACTACGACGAAGACGAGGATGAGGAAGAGGATGACCGGCGTTAA